The Saccharopolyspora gloriosae genome window below encodes:
- a CDS encoding DUF3558 family protein — MSKLVRSLAVVASSAVLVGLSGCALGEGDGTQAPTSDAAGASLEAFDPCAFFSPDDLTGFGLSPQSEPFTQVSFEPGCRWTGEKMSLTLHKNVDETVESYETGGNWEKYEKRSIAGRSAAIANVPGSGTTGGCDILVDAGGGVAIYGISGKMADSIDACPELEKIVNQTASGLPK, encoded by the coding sequence GTGAGCAAGCTTGTCCGGTCGCTGGCCGTGGTGGCCAGCAGTGCGGTTCTTGTCGGGCTGTCCGGGTGCGCTTTGGGCGAGGGCGATGGGACCCAGGCGCCGACCTCGGATGCCGCTGGAGCCTCGTTGGAGGCCTTCGATCCCTGTGCGTTCTTCTCCCCTGATGACTTGACCGGATTCGGGCTGTCGCCTCAGAGCGAGCCGTTCACGCAGGTCAGCTTTGAGCCCGGTTGCCGCTGGACCGGCGAGAAGATGTCGCTCACGCTCCACAAGAACGTCGATGAGACCGTCGAGTCCTACGAGACCGGTGGCAACTGGGAGAAGTACGAGAAGCGGTCGATCGCCGGGCGATCGGCCGCGATCGCGAACGTCCCAGGATCAGGGACCACCGGGGGCTGCGACATCTTGGTCGATGCAGGCGGCGGCGTGGCCATCTACGGGATCTCCGGCAAGATGGCCGATTCGATCGACGCGTGCCCTGAGCTGGAGAAGATCGTCAACCAGACCGCGTCGGGCTTGCCGAAGTGA
- a CDS encoding LppA family lipoprotein: protein MKRLTLLAALALSLTACGSDDPAEGSMEDQRAELLQRPSIEEVTSRYQEMHSRIRDELAQSFPSIRWEEVEKGTKAGCIGFDDFSSASESNTLAMWATDGTIPDPEWPRAEQIVAQVSAEYGFTPPETVVSRPSDHQVVGSDRYGAGYRFGTAKRTVLSGSTGCHLPQAEKDKLAQQPQ, encoded by the coding sequence TTGAAACGCTTGACGCTTCTCGCAGCCCTGGCACTCAGCCTCACGGCCTGTGGCAGCGACGATCCCGCTGAAGGAAGTATGGAAGACCAACGAGCTGAGTTGCTGCAGCGCCCCAGCATCGAAGAAGTCACCTCCCGCTACCAGGAGATGCACTCCCGCATCCGGGATGAGCTTGCGCAGAGCTTCCCTTCGATTCGTTGGGAAGAAGTCGAGAAGGGAACCAAAGCGGGCTGCATCGGGTTCGACGACTTCTCCAGTGCGTCCGAGAGCAACACCCTCGCCATGTGGGCCACCGATGGCACCATCCCCGACCCCGAGTGGCCTCGCGCTGAGCAGATCGTCGCTCAGGTCAGCGCCGAATACGGCTTCACACCGCCGGAAACCGTCGTCAGCCGCCCCTCCGACCACCAGGTCGTCGGCAGCGACCGCTACGGCGCGGGCTACCGCTTCGGCACCGCCAAGCGCACCGTCCTCTCCGGCTCCACCGGCTGCCACCTGCCGCAAGCCGAGAAGGACAAGCTCGCGCAGCAGCCCCAGTGA
- the argC gene encoding N-acetyl-gamma-glutamyl-phosphate reductase — protein MAIRVAVAGASGYAGGELLRLLLAHPEVEIGTLTAGGNAGTKLGAHHPNLLPLADRELTETNAAELSGHDVVFLALPHGHSAALAAELGDDTTVIDCGADHRLNDPEAWTRWYGGDHPGTWPYGIPELPGGRDALRSASRIAVPGCFPTVSSLALAPAFAAGLVEPEAVVVAVTGTSGAGRALKPHLLSAEVMGSASAYGVGGAHRHTPEMVQNLSAVAGEPVKVSFTPVLAPMSRGILATCSAPLRGDLDVAAARKVYLDAYGDEPFVHVLPEGSWPQTSATLGANTVHLQVAIDPDANRLVVVGAEDNLTKGTAGGAVQCMNLAKGLPETTGLPLAGIAP, from the coding sequence ATGGCGATTCGGGTGGCAGTGGCGGGTGCGAGCGGTTACGCGGGCGGGGAACTCCTGCGTCTGCTGCTGGCGCACCCCGAAGTGGAGATCGGGACGTTGACCGCCGGCGGCAACGCGGGCACGAAGCTGGGCGCGCACCACCCGAACCTGCTGCCGCTGGCCGACCGCGAACTCACCGAGACCAACGCTGCCGAGCTCTCCGGGCACGACGTCGTCTTCCTCGCGCTGCCGCACGGCCACTCCGCCGCGCTGGCCGCCGAACTCGGCGACGACACCACGGTCATCGACTGCGGCGCCGACCACCGGCTCAACGACCCCGAGGCGTGGACCCGCTGGTACGGCGGCGACCACCCCGGCACCTGGCCCTACGGCATCCCCGAACTCCCCGGCGGGCGCGACGCGCTGCGCTCCGCCAGCCGGATCGCGGTGCCGGGCTGCTTCCCGACCGTCTCCTCGCTGGCGCTCGCGCCCGCGTTCGCGGCGGGCCTGGTCGAGCCGGAGGCCGTCGTCGTCGCCGTGACCGGGACCTCCGGCGCGGGCCGCGCGCTCAAGCCGCACCTGCTCTCCGCCGAGGTCATGGGTTCGGCCAGCGCCTACGGAGTCGGCGGCGCGCACCGGCACACCCCGGAGATGGTGCAGAACCTCAGCGCCGTCGCGGGCGAACCCGTGAAGGTGTCGTTCACGCCCGTGCTCGCGCCCATGTCGCGCGGCATCCTCGCCACCTGCAGCGCACCGCTGCGCGGTGACCTCGACGTCGCCGCCGCCCGCAAGGTCTACCTCGACGCCTACGGCGACGAGCCGTTCGTGCACGTGCTGCCCGAAGGCTCCTGGCCGCAGACCTCCGCGACGCTCGGCGCGAACACCGTGCACCTCCAGGTCGCCATCGACCCCGACGCGAACCGCCTCGTGGTCGTCGGCGCCGAGGACAACCTCACCAAGGGCACCGCGGGCGGCGCCGTGCAGTGCATGAACCTCGCCAAGGGCCTGCCGGAGACCACCGGGCTGCCGCTCGCGGGGATCGCGCCGTGA
- a CDS encoding helix-turn-helix domain-containing protein: MIRMLTTPDPRMLRIQLGIELRRLREEADRSTFEAADVLGCKQPKMSKVEGGSQGIKPEEVVQLLDFYGAPAKQRRYLSEVAEQAAKRNRPKKYHRDAVPDWFQRFLALESAATELRLYEVEIITGLLQTEDYARSTIQAWEPAADPRVVEQQVRTRISRQGSLSRSRSPLKLHAVLSEAALHRMQGDANTMRSQLAHLLTMSELPNITLQVLPFAVPNRIAVTSSAMLLNLPEQRLASVYLEDFFGATYLYEPEDYTRYSVLFERLSAAALPHRETQALIAKVLDTYAVTRD, translated from the coding sequence ATGATCCGCATGCTGACCACTCCCGACCCGCGCATGCTCCGGATCCAACTCGGCATAGAACTGCGCCGTCTACGCGAGGAAGCCGACCGCAGCACCTTCGAAGCGGCCGATGTGCTGGGCTGCAAGCAGCCGAAGATGAGCAAGGTCGAAGGCGGCAGCCAAGGCATCAAACCCGAGGAAGTGGTGCAGCTGCTGGATTTCTACGGCGCGCCCGCGAAGCAGCGACGGTATCTCTCCGAGGTCGCCGAGCAGGCGGCGAAGCGCAACCGGCCGAAGAAGTACCACCGCGACGCCGTCCCCGACTGGTTCCAGCGGTTCCTCGCGCTGGAGAGCGCGGCTACGGAGCTACGGTTGTACGAAGTGGAGATCATCACCGGGCTGCTCCAGACTGAGGACTACGCACGCTCCACGATCCAGGCGTGGGAGCCCGCGGCTGATCCCCGTGTCGTCGAGCAGCAGGTGCGGACCCGCATCAGTCGACAAGGCTCATTGTCGCGGTCGCGTTCACCTCTCAAGCTGCACGCCGTGCTCAGCGAAGCCGCCTTGCATCGGATGCAGGGCGACGCGAACACGATGCGATCGCAGCTGGCACATCTGCTCACCATGTCCGAGCTGCCGAACATCACGCTGCAAGTACTCCCCTTCGCGGTCCCGAACCGGATAGCAGTCACCTCCAGCGCAATGTTGCTGAACTTGCCCGAACAACGGTTGGCGAGCGTCTACCTGGAGGACTTCTTCGGCGCGACTTATCTCTACGAGCCTGAGGACTACACGCGCTACAGCGTTCTGTTCGAGCGCTTGAGCGCAGCTGCTCTCCCACACCGTGAAACGCAGGCGCTGATCGCTAAGGTGCTGGATACCTACGCAGTTACCCGCGACTGA
- a CDS encoding alpha/beta hydrolase, translated as MVNIGDLRRWNPDLLDDAIDDLKREQDRLVGLDDELAHSGRPKEWQGKAADSATAEHRKLGERLRELVVEVSTVRSATIATADEIREIGHELTEAEALAHSHHFAIGEDGSIEDLGTPLGLHPDEAESVNEDRNNRVRPDLADRVERILARATDTDRELAKVLGDADKDLMDTRGAHNLAEAAALGDARGLGETIEPPPPGDPKQNAEWWKSLPAETKSALATAPPAWLGNMDGIPGAVRNTANINRIDDERATLQAEATRLRNEIKALPNGPGSRGDRAALRNPLDKVEAKLKSLDQVEKVMAKSDRQLLVLDTSGERTKAAVSIGNVDTAEHVSVFTPGLNSTVEGGSLDDYDRTASQLRYDAKHQSTMYGDGGDVAAVTWLGYEAPQLNDSIGEQSVVSSTSAERGGDKLSDFYRGINESRDDDPHLVALGHSYGSTTTGYALQHEGTGVDAAVTMGSPGVGTDSPSNFNIPAGQAYNIESSWDPVADLRWFGGDPSSTPGFQQLSADEAVTPDGQRLEASSGHNTGGPDGYLTDGNTSQYNASVVAAGVPERAVRASD; from the coding sequence ATGGTGAACATCGGCGACCTCCGCCGCTGGAACCCCGACCTCCTCGACGACGCCATCGACGACCTGAAGCGGGAACAGGATCGGCTCGTCGGCTTGGACGACGAACTGGCGCACTCCGGTCGGCCGAAGGAGTGGCAGGGCAAAGCGGCCGACTCCGCCACGGCGGAGCACAGGAAGCTCGGCGAGCGACTGCGCGAACTCGTCGTCGAGGTCTCCACGGTCCGCAGCGCCACCATCGCCACCGCCGACGAGATCCGCGAGATCGGCCACGAACTCACCGAAGCCGAAGCGCTCGCCCACTCCCACCACTTCGCGATCGGCGAAGACGGGAGCATCGAAGATCTGGGCACACCGCTCGGCCTCCACCCCGATGAGGCGGAAAGCGTCAACGAAGACCGGAACAACCGCGTCCGCCCCGACCTCGCCGACCGGGTCGAGCGCATCCTGGCCCGCGCCACGGACACCGACCGCGAACTCGCCAAGGTCCTCGGCGACGCCGACAAGGACCTCATGGACACCCGCGGCGCGCACAACCTCGCGGAAGCGGCGGCCCTGGGAGACGCGCGCGGACTCGGCGAAACGATCGAGCCACCGCCACCCGGTGACCCGAAGCAGAACGCCGAGTGGTGGAAATCCCTGCCCGCCGAAACGAAATCGGCGCTGGCCACCGCTCCCCCGGCCTGGCTCGGCAACATGGACGGCATCCCCGGAGCAGTCCGCAACACCGCCAACATCAACCGCATCGACGACGAACGCGCGACGCTGCAAGCGGAAGCAACCCGGCTGCGGAACGAGATCAAGGCACTTCCGAACGGCCCCGGTTCGAGGGGCGACCGCGCCGCGCTGCGCAACCCACTGGACAAGGTCGAAGCAAAGCTGAAGTCCTTGGACCAGGTGGAGAAGGTCATGGCCAAGTCCGACCGCCAGCTGCTCGTGCTCGACACGTCGGGCGAACGCACCAAAGCAGCCGTCAGCATCGGGAACGTCGATACGGCCGAACACGTCTCGGTCTTCACACCTGGCCTGAACAGCACAGTCGAGGGAGGTAGCTTGGACGACTACGACCGGACCGCCTCACAGCTTCGCTACGACGCGAAACACCAGTCGACGATGTACGGCGACGGCGGCGATGTCGCTGCGGTAACTTGGCTCGGCTACGAAGCACCCCAGCTCAACGACAGCATCGGCGAGCAGTCCGTGGTCAGTTCCACCTCCGCCGAACGTGGTGGCGACAAGCTCTCCGACTTCTACCGAGGTATCAACGAGTCGCGCGACGACGACCCCCACCTCGTCGCCCTCGGCCACTCGTACGGGTCGACGACCACCGGGTACGCGTTGCAGCATGAGGGAACCGGCGTTGATGCCGCCGTCACGATGGGTTCCCCAGGAGTGGGAACGGACTCTCCCAGCAACTTCAACATTCCGGCCGGGCAGGCTTACAACATCGAATCCAGCTGGGACCCGGTCGCTGACCTGAGATGGTTCGGTGGAGATCCCTCCTCAACACCTGGGTTTCAGCAGCTTTCCGCAGACGAAGCCGTCACTCCGGATGGTCAACGCCTCGAAGCTTCGAGCGGACACAACACCGGCGGGCCGGACGGCTATCTGACCGATGGCAATACGAGCCAGTACAACGCCAGCGTCGTCGCGGCCGGGGTACCCGAACGCGCAGTTCGGGCATCCGATTGA
- a CDS encoding alpha/beta hydrolase gives MVNIGDLRRWNPDLLDDAIDDLKREQESLVRLDDELASSGRPKEWQGKAADSANAEHGKLGERMRELVVEVSTVRSAAIPTVDEIRAVQDQLTEVDGLARAYNFRIGDDGKVQDLGTPPDTPADEVSSVDENRYRRIRPDLVERVQNVLKRAADADAELAKVLGDADKDLMDARGAKNLADAAALGDARGLGETIEPPPPGDPAKNADWWKSLPAETKSALAAAPPAWLGGMDGIPASVRNTANVNRIDDERSTLQAEAARLQSAVNKPRPGPGGDLVQGRYQRELDQVNSKLTSLDKVETVLERGDRQLLVLDTSGERTKAAVGIGDVDTADHVSVFTPGMDSSVEGGSLGDYDRNMDMLAQDAQSQSDQYGDGGEVATVTWLGYEAPQLDETLDPSDSVASSAPAKRGAEDLADFYRGINESRTDDPNLVAMGHSYGSTTTGYALQEEGTGVDAALTLGSPGVGTPSVSDINVPEDRFYNLESGGDVVADLGRFGGDPSWKPGIDDLSTEDAVAPDGQRLKESSGHGTGGPTGYLTRGNTSQYNASVIAAGVPDRAVNSWG, from the coding sequence ATGGTGAACATCGGCGACCTCCGCCGCTGGAACCCCGACCTCCTCGACGACGCCATCGACGACCTGAAGCGGGAACAGGAAAGCCTGGTCCGCTTGGACGACGAGCTCGCGAGCTCCGGGAGGCCGAAGGAGTGGCAGGGCAAAGCGGCCGACTCCGCGAACGCCGAGCACGGCAAGCTCGGCGAACGCATGCGGGAACTCGTCGTCGAGGTGTCCACGGTCCGCAGCGCGGCCATCCCCACCGTCGACGAGATCCGGGCGGTGCAGGACCAGCTCACCGAAGTCGACGGCCTGGCGCGGGCGTACAACTTCCGCATCGGCGATGACGGGAAGGTGCAAGACCTCGGCACTCCCCCGGACACCCCTGCCGACGAGGTCAGCAGCGTCGACGAGAACCGCTACCGCCGGATCCGTCCCGACCTGGTCGAACGCGTCCAAAACGTCCTGAAGCGCGCGGCCGACGCCGATGCCGAACTGGCCAAGGTCCTCGGCGACGCCGACAAGGACCTGATGGACGCGCGCGGTGCCAAGAACCTCGCCGACGCGGCGGCGCTCGGTGACGCGCGTGGTCTCGGCGAAACGATCGAACCGCCGCCGCCGGGCGATCCCGCGAAGAACGCCGACTGGTGGAAATCCCTGCCCGCCGAAACGAAATCCGCGCTCGCCGCCGCTCCCCCGGCCTGGCTCGGCGGCATGGACGGCATCCCCGCGTCCGTCCGCAACACCGCCAACGTCAACCGCATCGACGACGAACGCAGCACGCTGCAAGCGGAGGCGGCGCGGCTGCAGAGCGCGGTCAACAAGCCACGCCCCGGCCCCGGCGGTGACCTGGTCCAAGGCAGGTACCAGCGCGAACTGGACCAGGTCAACTCGAAGCTGACCTCCTTGGACAAGGTGGAGACGGTGTTGGAGCGGGGAGATCGGCAACTCCTGGTGCTCGACACCTCCGGCGAGCGCACCAAGGCGGCCGTGGGCATCGGGGACGTCGACACCGCAGACCACGTCAGCGTGTTCACGCCGGGCATGGACAGCAGCGTCGAAGGCGGAAGCCTGGGCGACTACGACCGGAACATGGACATGCTGGCGCAGGACGCGCAGTCGCAGTCCGACCAGTACGGCGACGGTGGCGAGGTCGCGACGGTGACGTGGCTCGGTTACGAGGCGCCTCAACTGGACGAGACACTCGACCCCAGCGATTCCGTGGCCAGTTCGGCTCCGGCCAAGCGCGGCGCCGAAGATCTGGCGGATTTCTACCGGGGCATCAACGAATCTCGGACGGACGATCCGAACCTGGTCGCGATGGGCCACTCGTACGGATCCACCACCACGGGGTATGCGCTGCAGGAGGAAGGAACCGGAGTGGACGCCGCGCTCACTCTGGGATCTCCCGGCGTAGGAACACCATCGGTCAGCGATATCAACGTTCCCGAAGACCGGTTCTACAACCTCGAATCGGGCGGGGACGTCGTCGCCGACCTCGGGCGTTTCGGCGGTGATCCGTCCTGGAAACCGGGGATCGACGACCTGTCGACCGAGGACGCCGTCGCGCCCGACGGGCAGCGCCTCAAGGAGTCGAGCGGGCACGGCACCGGTGGACCGACCGGCTACCTCACCCGCGGGAACACCAGCCAGTACAACGCCAGCGTCATCGCGGCCGGAGTCCCGGACCGCGCCGTGAACAGCTGGGGATGA
- a CDS encoding LppA family lipoprotein, protein MKRFAVLAALTLSLTGCGGGELGPKFGGSMEEQRAELMSRPSMEEASARYLEMQGRLRDELAAAFPWIQWEQSRELHRAGCSDFDAFTDTGESQTLGAWRSEGNIPDPEWPRAEQIVAQVSAEYGFTPPETVVSRPSDHQVVGSDRYGAGYRFGTAKRTVLSGSTGCHLPQAEKDKLTRGGS, encoded by the coding sequence ATGAAGCGCTTCGCAGTCCTGGCGGCGCTCACCCTGAGCCTCACCGGATGCGGTGGCGGCGAGTTGGGGCCGAAGTTTGGAGGAAGCATGGAAGAGCAGCGCGCCGAACTCATGAGCAGGCCCAGCATGGAGGAGGCCAGCGCTCGGTACCTCGAGATGCAAGGTCGCCTCCGGGACGAACTCGCCGCGGCCTTCCCCTGGATCCAATGGGAGCAGAGCCGCGAGCTCCACCGCGCCGGATGCTCCGACTTCGACGCCTTCACCGATACCGGCGAGAGCCAAACCCTCGGAGCTTGGCGGTCCGAAGGCAACATCCCCGACCCCGAGTGGCCTCGCGCTGAGCAGATCGTCGCCCAGGTCAGCGCCGAATACGGCTTCACACCGCCGGAAACCGTCGTCAGCCGCCCCTCCGACCACCAGGTCGTCGGCAGCGACCGCTACGGCGCGGGCTACCGCTTCGGCACCGCCAAGCGCACCGTCCTCTCCGGCTCCACCGGCTGTCACCTCCCGCAAGCCGAGAAGGACAAGCTGACACGCGGTGGCTCCTGA
- a CDS encoding AAA family ATPase, translating into MGSASPPRTDPASAPAPTPEDFAAGVVLITGIQAAGKSTVAQLLAERLPNSVHLRGDLFRRMIVNGRQDMTPEPSEAATDQLRLRHRLTAQTCEQYTAAGFTVIAQDVVIGEHLTEIAQEIRSRPLYVVVLAPQAAAIADREGERDKAAYDEWTVRALDAVLREDTPRLGLWLDTSEQTPEETVEDILRRAPAEAAV; encoded by the coding sequence ATGGGCTCCGCCTCACCACCTCGCACCGACCCGGCGAGCGCGCCCGCGCCGACGCCGGAAGACTTCGCCGCCGGGGTCGTGCTGATCACCGGCATCCAGGCCGCGGGCAAGTCGACCGTGGCGCAGCTGCTCGCGGAACGACTGCCGAACTCCGTGCACCTGCGCGGCGACCTGTTCCGCCGCATGATCGTCAACGGCAGGCAGGACATGACACCGGAACCGAGCGAGGCAGCGACCGACCAGCTCCGGTTGCGCCACCGGCTCACCGCCCAGACCTGCGAGCAGTACACCGCCGCCGGCTTCACCGTGATCGCCCAGGACGTCGTGATCGGCGAACACCTCACCGAGATCGCGCAGGAGATCCGCAGCCGCCCGCTCTACGTCGTCGTGCTCGCGCCGCAGGCCGCCGCCATCGCCGACCGCGAAGGGGAACGGGACAAGGCGGCCTACGACGAGTGGACCGTGCGCGCGCTCGACGCGGTGCTGCGCGAGGACACCCCGCGCCTCGGGCTCTGGCTCGACACCTCCGAGCAGACCCCGGAGGAGACGGTCGAGGACATCCTCCGCCGCGCTCCCGCCGAGGCCGCGGTGTGA
- a CDS encoding DUF397 domain-containing protein: MQPSVVGLRDSKDSDGPVLAVGRGTFESFLRAVKSGRV, encoded by the coding sequence GTGCAGCCGTCCGTCGTCGGGTTGCGGGACTCGAAGGACTCCGACGGCCCGGTCCTCGCAGTAGGACGCGGCACCTTCGAGTCGTTCCTGCGGGCGGTCAAATCCGGGCGCGTGTGA
- a CDS encoding PucR family transcriptional regulator, whose translation MVKLDRLINVLGGYGARLCTAPRGRDVELRGVALHDPAGAEEVLLAVGIDSIGAVLAETPAAVVLLREVDEQELAVARERGVAVVRIDPDVSWGQLAAVVYGLVLEGRETEAGRGPTDLFALADALAASVGGPVTIEDQHAGVLAYSSRQESADRARLATILGRRVPADIRAELTARGVYAHLASSAEPLFAEPMPEQEFHGRALIAVRAGRELLGSIWVEVTEPLDEERSAALRAGARTASLHLLRARASADLERQIESDLVIGLLEGQADAPAVLSRLGLRGNGFRVVAMQAEEAQDAAVLIAFERATAGFGWARPGRSALFANTVYTVLPDGEPGERWFRGLLRNMPADVRLRAGVGGVAEPLALPLSRQEADECLAVDGDREIVGYEQAWHEILLRRVRNAASSGRVPSRGPVWDLRRHDADNGTRYAATLREWLRCQGDPGAAANRLGVHANTVRYRMRKMAEVTRLDLDDPDERLALIIALLID comes from the coding sequence ATGGTCAAACTCGATCGGCTGATCAACGTCCTCGGCGGCTACGGCGCGCGGTTGTGCACCGCGCCGCGCGGGCGGGACGTGGAGCTGCGCGGTGTCGCGCTGCACGATCCGGCGGGTGCGGAGGAGGTGCTGCTGGCCGTCGGCATCGACTCCATCGGAGCGGTGCTCGCCGAGACGCCGGCCGCGGTCGTGCTGCTGCGCGAAGTCGACGAGCAGGAACTGGCCGTGGCCCGCGAGCGCGGTGTCGCGGTGGTGCGGATCGACCCCGACGTGTCCTGGGGCCAGCTGGCGGCGGTGGTGTACGGGCTGGTGCTCGAAGGCCGCGAGACGGAGGCGGGACGCGGGCCGACGGACCTGTTCGCGCTGGCCGACGCGTTGGCGGCGTCCGTCGGCGGCCCAGTCACGATCGAGGACCAGCACGCCGGTGTGCTGGCGTATTCGAGCAGGCAGGAGTCCGCCGACCGCGCACGGCTCGCCACGATCCTGGGCAGGCGGGTGCCCGCGGACATCCGCGCCGAGCTCACCGCGCGCGGCGTGTACGCGCACCTGGCGTCGTCGGCCGAGCCGTTGTTCGCCGAGCCGATGCCGGAGCAGGAGTTCCACGGCCGCGCGCTCATCGCGGTCCGCGCGGGTCGGGAACTGCTCGGGTCGATCTGGGTGGAGGTGACGGAGCCGCTGGACGAGGAGCGTTCGGCGGCGTTGCGCGCGGGCGCCCGCACGGCGTCGCTGCACCTGCTGCGGGCGCGGGCCAGCGCCGACTTGGAGCGGCAGATCGAGTCGGACCTGGTGATCGGCCTGCTGGAGGGGCAGGCCGACGCGCCCGCGGTGCTGAGCAGGCTCGGGTTGCGCGGCAACGGTTTCCGGGTGGTCGCGATGCAGGCCGAGGAGGCGCAGGACGCCGCGGTGCTGATCGCCTTCGAGCGCGCCACCGCCGGTTTCGGCTGGGCGCGGCCGGGCCGCAGCGCGCTGTTCGCGAACACCGTCTACACCGTGCTGCCCGATGGGGAACCGGGGGAGCGGTGGTTCCGGGGTCTGCTGCGGAACATGCCCGCCGACGTGCGGCTGCGGGCCGGGGTGGGCGGTGTGGCCGAGCCGTTGGCGTTGCCGCTGAGCAGGCAGGAAGCCGACGAGTGCCTTGCCGTGGACGGCGATCGGGAGATCGTCGGCTACGAGCAGGCGTGGCACGAGATCCTGCTGCGCCGGGTCCGCAACGCGGCCTCCAGCGGTCGCGTCCCGTCCCGCGGCCCGGTGTGGGACCTGCGTCGCCACGACGCCGACAACGGCACCCGCTACGCCGCCACGCTGCGGGAATGGCTGCGCTGCCAAGGCGATCCGGGGGCGGCGGCGAACCGGCTGGGCGTGCACGCGAACACCGTGCGGTACCGGATGCGCAAGATGGCCGAGGTGACCCGCCTCGACTTGGACGATCCGGACGAACGCCTCGCCCTCATCATCGCGCTGCTCATCGACTAG
- a CDS encoding NAD(P)/FAD-dependent oxidoreductase — protein MAGNDQTPRHVVIAGAGAVGLSTAWFLQEHGVRVTVVDRDGVAAGSSWGNAGYLAPAFSIPLPEPSVLRYGLRSLLDRNAPLYVPARVDPQLWAFLARFAAHCNMRSWRRSMQPFVPMNNECLDAFDALTAGGVEAPTKAAPITAGFEKAEQVADLRREFDLIRESGQDVRVVDSSVAEAGVPQLSSHIEAVLRIEGQRYVDPGEFVRSLARSVEARGGEIRSGFTVDEVTREQGRTVVRSGDERLTADSVVLATGAWLSSLAKPLGVRTAVRAGRGYSFTVPTEEPVPGPIYLPAVRVACTPYQGGLRVAGTMEFRSPDAKLYPERIAAIERSAKPLLRGVSWEDRRDDWVGGRPVTPDGLPLIGATDMPGAYVAGGHGMWGLTLGPLTGQLLSEQIVTGKQPDQLRPFNPLR, from the coding sequence ATGGCCGGCAACGACCAGACCCCGCGGCACGTGGTGATCGCCGGGGCGGGCGCCGTCGGGTTGTCCACGGCGTGGTTCCTGCAGGAGCACGGTGTGCGGGTGACCGTCGTCGACCGCGACGGCGTGGCCGCCGGTTCGTCCTGGGGCAACGCGGGCTACCTGGCCCCCGCGTTCTCCATCCCGCTGCCGGAGCCGAGTGTGCTGCGCTACGGCCTGCGCTCGCTGCTGGACCGCAACGCCCCGCTGTACGTGCCCGCCCGCGTGGACCCGCAGCTGTGGGCGTTCCTGGCGAGGTTCGCCGCGCACTGCAACATGCGCTCGTGGCGCCGCTCGATGCAGCCGTTCGTGCCGATGAACAACGAGTGCCTGGACGCGTTCGACGCGCTCACCGCCGGTGGCGTGGAGGCTCCGACGAAGGCCGCCCCGATCACCGCCGGTTTCGAGAAGGCCGAGCAGGTCGCCGACCTGCGCCGCGAGTTCGACCTGATCCGCGAGTCCGGCCAGGACGTGCGGGTCGTCGACTCCTCGGTCGCCGAGGCGGGCGTGCCGCAGCTGTCCTCCCACATCGAGGCGGTGCTCCGGATCGAAGGGCAGCGCTACGTCGACCCCGGCGAGTTCGTCCGCTCCTTGGCGCGGTCCGTCGAGGCCCGCGGCGGCGAGATCCGCAGCGGTTTCACCGTCGACGAGGTGACGCGCGAGCAGGGCCGCACCGTCGTGCGCTCCGGCGACGAGCGTCTGACGGCCGATTCGGTCGTGCTCGCCACCGGCGCCTGGCTGAGCTCGCTCGCGAAGCCGTTGGGCGTGCGCACCGCCGTGCGCGCGGGCCGCGGCTACTCGTTCACCGTCCCCACCGAGGAGCCGGTTCCCGGCCCCATCTACCTGCCCGCCGTGCGCGTCGCCTGCACCCCGTACCAGGGCGGCCTGCGCGTGGCCGGGACGATGGAGTTCCGCTCCCCGGACGCGAAGCTCTACCCGGAGCGCATCGCCGCGATCGAGCGCTCCGCGAAGCCACTGCTGCGCGGCGTGTCCTGGGAGGACCGCCGGGACGACTGGGTCGGCGGCCGCCCCGTCACCCCCGACGGCCTGCCGCTGATCGGCGCCACCGACATGCCCGGCGCGTACGTCGCGGGCGGGCACGGCATGTGGGGCCTCACCCTCGGACCGCTCACCGGGCAGCTGCTGTCGGAGCAGATCGTCACCGGCAAGCAGCCCGACCAGCTCCGCCCCTTCAACCCCCTCCGCTGA